From the genome of Streptomyces katrae:
AGCACCCACGGGACGGCCGGCAGGACCGTGCCGCCGGCGGGCTTCTCGGTCTGCGCGGCCCGGGGGTCGTGTTCCAGGAGGATGTGCGCGTTGGTGCCGCTCATGCCGAAGGAGGAGACACCGGCCCGGCGCGGACGGCCGGTCTCCGGCCACTCCCGGGCCTGCGTCAGCAGCTCCACCGCGCCCGCCGACCAGTCCACGTGCGGCGAGGGCTCACCCACGTGCAAGGTCCGCGGCAGCACACCGTGCCGCATCGCCTCGACCATCTTGATCACACCGCCGACACCGGCGGCGGCCTGGGCGTGGCCGATGTTCGACTTCAGCGAACCCAGGTAGAGCGGCTCGTCACCGGAACGTTCCTGCCCGTACGTGGCCAGCAGCGCCTGCGCCTCGATCGGGTCACCGAGCGTGGTACCGGTGCCGTGCGCCTCCACCGCGTCGACCTCGGCGGCCGACAGGCCCGCGTTGGCCAGGGCCGCGCGGATGACGCGCTGCTGGGACGGACCGTTCGGGGCGGTCAGCCCGTTGGAGGCGCCGTCCTGGTTGACGGCCGTGCCACGGACGACGGCGAGGACCTGGTGCCCGTTGCGCTCGGCGTCCGACAGGCGTTCCAGGACGAGGACGCCCGCGCCCTCGGACCAGCCCGTGCCGTCGGCGTCGGCGGAGAAGGCCTTGCAGCGTCCGTCGGCGGCGAGGCCCTGCTGGCGGGCGAACTCGGTGAAGATGCCGGGGCCGGCCATGACCATGACGCCGCCGGCGAGGGCCATCGAGCACTCGCCGGTGCGCAGGGACTGGGCGGCGAGGTGCAGGGCGACCAGAGAGGAGGAGCAGGCGGTGTCGACGGTGACGGCCGGGCCCTCGAAGCCGAAGGTGTAGGAGACACGGCCGGAGACCACGCTGGTCGCCGTGCCGGTCAGGAGGTGCCCTTCGAGTCCTTCGGCGCCCTGCTGGAGGGCGGCGCCGTAACCGGACGGCGAGGCACCGGCGAAGACGCCGGTGGCGCTGCCGCGCAGCGAGGTGGGGTCGATACCGGCGCGTTCGATCGCCTCCCAGGAGGTTTCCAGCAGCAGCCGCTGCTGCGGGTCCATGGCGAGGGCCTCGCGCGGGGAGATGCCGAACAGCTCGGGGTCGAAGTCCCCGGCGCCGCGCAGGAATCCGCCCTCGCGGCGGAATCCGTCGGGGCCCTCGGCGGCGGGGAGGTCCCAGCCGCGGTCCGTGGGGAACGCGGTGACGCCGTCGGTTCCGTCGAGGACCAGGCGCCACAGGTCCTCGGGGCCGGCCACCCCGCCCGGGTAGCGGCAGCTCATGCCGACGATCGCGATCGGTTCGTCGGCCGCGGGGGGCCCCGGGGTGCCCGCGGGCGTCGGGGCGGCCGGCTCCTCGTCCGGGCCGGCCAGTTCGCGCTGGAGGTGGGCCACCAGGTCGGCGGGCGTGGGGTAGTCGAAGACGAGGGACGCGGGCAGCCGCAGGCCGGTCGCGCCGCCGAGCCGGTTGCGCAGTTCGACGGCGGTCAGGGAGTCGAAGCCGAGTTCCTTGAACGCCTTGGTGGGCTGGACGCCCTCCGCCGTGCCGTGGCCGAGGACGGCGGCGGCCTCGCGGCGGACCAGGTCGAGCAGGGCCCGTTCCCGGTCGGGGCCCGCCCCCTGGGCCGGGCCGGCGGTGCGCCCGGCGTCGTGGCTGACGGCCCGGCGGGCGGCGGCGGAGGGACGGACCAGGGCGCGCAGCAGGGCCGGTACGCGGGCGGCGGGCTTGCGCAGCCGCGCGGTGTCGAGGCGCAGCGGCACGGCGACGGCCCCGCCGGTGCGGCGGGCGGCGTCGAAGGCGGCTAGGCCGTCGGCGGCGGTGAACGGGAGGATGCCGCTGCGGGTCATGCGGCGCCGGTCGGCGTCGCCGAGGGTGCCGGCCATGCTGCCGTCCAGGTCCCACGGCCCCCACGCGAGGGACTGGGCGGGCAGGCCGTGGGCCTGGCGGTGGGCGGCGAGGGCGTCCAGGAAGGCGTTGGCGGCGGCGTAGTTGCCCTGGCCGGGGGCGCCGGCGAGGGCGGAGGTGGAGGAGAAGAGGACGAAGTCCGCGAGGTCGCGGTCGGCGGTGAGTTCGTGGAGGTTCCAGGCCGCGTCGGCCTTGGCCCGGAGCACGGCCGTGATCTGCTCGGGGCGCAGGGTGGAGACGACGGCGTCGTCGAGGACGCCGGCGGCGTGGATGACACCGGTCAGGGGGTGTCCGGCCGGTACCGCGGCCAGGACGGCCGCCAGGGCCTCCCGGTCGGCGGCGTCGCAGGCGGCCACCGACACCGTCCGGGCGCCCGCTTCCTCCAGGCCCGCGACGAGTTCGGCGACGCCCGGGGCGTCGGCTCCGCGCCGGGACAGCAGCAGGAGGTGGCGGACCCCGTGCTCGGCGACCAGGTGCCGGGCGACCAGGCCGCCCAGGGCGCCCGTACCGCCGGTCACCAGCACCGTGCCGTCGGACTCGAACGGCGCCGGGAGGGTGAGGACGACCTTGCCGGTGTGGCGTGCCTGGCTGAGGTGGCGGAAGGCCTCCCCCGCCCGGCGGACGTCCCACGAGGTCACCGGGAGCGGTTCGAGGACGCCTTCGGCGAACAGACCCAGGACTTCTTCCAGGAGTTCGCCAATGCGCTGAGGGCCGGCGTCGATCAGGTCGAAGGACTGGTACGACACCCCCGGATGGCCGGCCGCGACCTGCTCGGGATCGCGCAGATCGGCCTTGCCCATCTCCACGAACCGCCCGCCGCGCGGCAACAGCCGCAGCGACGCATCCACGAACTCACCCGCCAGCGCATCCAGGACCACATCCACACCACGACCGTCCGTGGCCGCCAGGAACCTCTCCTCGAAGTCCAAAGTCCGCGACGAGGCGATCCGGGAGGCATCCACACCCGTCCCCCGCACCACCGGCCACTTGCCCTCACTCGCCGTCGCGAACACCTCCGCGCCCAGGTGGCGGGCCACCTGCACCGCAGCCATACCCACACCACCGGCAGCCGCGTGCACCAGCACCGACTCACCCTCGGACAGACCGGCCAGCTCCACCAGCGCGTAATACGCCGTCAGGAACACCACCGGCACCGAAGCCGCCCGAGCGAACGACCAGCCCTCCGGAACCCGCGCCAGCATCCGCGCATCCGTCACCGTCACCGGCCCGAACCCGCCGACCAGCACACCCATCACACGGTCACCCACAGCCAGGCCCGAAACCCCCGGACCCACCTCCAGGACCACACCCGCACCCTCGATACCCATCGAAGCCGCACCCGGATACACCCCCAACGCGATCAGCACGTCGCGGAAGTTCACACCCGCGGCACGCACCGCGACCCGCACCTCACCCGCACCCAGCTCCCGCAGCGCCTCCGGGGAGGGCCGTACGGACAGGCCGTCGACGGCGCCCCGGCCATCGGCGTCCATGCGCCAGGCGGAGCCGTCGGAAGGCAGGGCGAGGAGGGATCCGGCGGTGGCGGGGCGCACCAGGCGGGGCGCCCGCAGGGTGCCGTCACGCCACATCAGGTGCGGCTCGTCGGCGCCGAGGGCGGCGGCGACCGCCGGCCGCAGCGGGGCGGCCGGGTCGGCGGGAAGGTCGAGCAGCAGGAAGCGGCCGGGGTTCTCGGACTGGGCCGAGCGCAGCAGACCGTGGACGGCGGCCGCCGCGGGTTCCGCCCGCTCGGTGGCGTCGGCGGCGAGCGCGCCGCGCGTGAGGACGACCAGGCGTGCGTCGGCCAGCCGCTCGTCGGCGAGCCATTCCCGCAGGAGGCGGGCGGCGTCGGGGACGAGCCGGTGGGCGGCGGCGACCGGGTCCTCGCCGGGTCGGGCCGTGAAGGAGGCCAGCACCACGCGGGGGGCGGCGTCGGCCAGGGCGGCCAGATCCTGGTGGACGGGGACGCCGGGCAGAAGGGCGGCGGTGTCGGGCTGCTCGCCGAGCAGCGCCCAGTCGCCGGGCTCGTCCTGGGCGCCGGCGTCGGGGGCGGTGGGGACCCAGTCGAGGAGGTAGGCGTCGTCGCTGCCGACGGCGGGTGTGCCGACGGCGGTGGCACGGCGCAGGACGAGGGAGTCGACGGAGGCGACAGGCTGCCCGTCCAGGTCGGCGAGGTGGACGCAGACGGCCCCCTTGCCGGCCGGGGCGATGCGGAGGCGCAGTGCGCGGGCTCCGCCGGCGTGGAGGGCGACGCCGCTCCACGAGAACGGCACCCAGGCGGCGGGGCCGGCCTCGGAGCCTTCGTCCAGGGCGTCGAGGACGCCCAGACCCAGGCCGTGCAGGCCGGCGTCCAGGAGTGCCGGGTGGAGGCCGAACCCGTCGGCGGTGCGGTCGTCGGCGGGCAGCGCCACCTCGGCGTACAGTGCGCCGTCGTGCTGCCAGGCGGCGCGCAGGCCGCGGAAGAGCGGTCCGTAGCCGAAGCCTGCGTCGGCGAGCTGTTCGTACAGGCCGTCCACGGGCACCTCGGCGGCGCCGGCCGGCGGCCAGGCCTGAAGGTCGGGCGGAGCGGCGGAGGCCGCGGGGCCGGCGACGGCGAGGGAGCCGGAGGCGTGCAGGGTCCAGGGCGCGTCGTCGGCGTCCTGGGCGTCGGCGGGGCGCGAGTGGACGCGCAGCGGGCGACGGCCCGTGGCGTCCGGTTCGCCGACGAGCAGCTGGAGGAAGACCCCGCCGTGTTCGGGCAGTACGAGGGGCTGGTGGAGCGTGAGCTCGTCGACCAGGGTGCAGCCGGTGCGGTCGCCGGCCTGCACGGCCAGCTCGACGAAGGCGGTGCCCGGCAGCCACACCCGGCCGTGCACGGCGTGTTCCGCGAGCCACGGGTGGGTATCCGGCCCGATGCGGCCGGTCATGACGAGGCCGTCCTCGCCGGCGAGCGACACGCACGCGCCGAGCAGCGGGTGGTCCGCGGCCCCGAGTCCGAGGCCGGTGACGTCGCCGGGGGTGAAGCGGGCCTTCTTCGGCCAGAAACGCTGGTGCTGGAAGGCGTACGTCGGCAGGTCCACGCGGCGCGCGCCGGTCCCGGCGTAGTACGCGGCCCAGTCGACCGGGACGCCGTGGGCGTGGGCCCGCCCGAGTGCGGCGACCGCGGCCTCGGCCTCGTCGCGGTCCTTGCGCAGCACCGGCACGAACACGCCGTCCTCGACGCAGTCGGCGCCCATCGCGGACAGGACGCCGTCGGGGCCGAGTTCGACGAACCGGGTGACGCCCTCCGCTTCCAGGGCGGCCATGCCGTCCGCGAAGCGCACGGCCTCACGGACGTGGCGCACCCAGTACTCGGGCGAGCAGAGCTCTTCCCCGGAAGCCACCTCACCCGTGAGGTTGGAGACCACGGGGAGGGTCGGGGCGGCGAACGCGACCGACGCCAGGACGGTGCGGAATTCGTCCAGCATCGGGTCCATCAGCGGCGAGTGGAACGCGTGGCTGACCGTGAGCCGCTTGGTCTTGACACCCCGCCCGGCCAGCACGGCCGCAACAGCGGTCACCGAGTCTTCGGCACCCGAGATCACGACAGAACTCGGCCCGTTGACGGCCGCGATACTCACGTCCTCGTACGAGGCGACCAGCTCGGCCACCTCCGCCTCGGAGGCGCGTACGGAGACCATGGCACCACCAGCCGGCAGCGCCTGCATCAGACGACCACGCGCAACAACCAGACGCGCCGCATCAGCCAGCGAGAACACCCCCGCCACATGCGCAGCGGCGATCTCACCAATGGAGTGACCCAGCAGATAGTCGGACTTCAGACCCCAGCTCTCCACCAGCCGGAACAGCGCCACCTCGATCGCGAACAGCGCCGGCTGCGTGAACTCCGTACGGTCCAGCTCGGCGGAGTCCTCCGCGAACATCACCTCCCGCAGCGAACGCCCCAACACCGGGTCGATCTCCGCACACACGGCATCCAGCGCCTCGGCGAACACCGGGAAGGCCGCGTACAGCTCGCGCCCCATCCCCGCCCGCTGCGCACCCTGACCCGTGAACAGGAAGGCCGCCCGGGTGTCGTCGCCCGCGAGGCCGCGGACGAGGCCGGGGTGGGTGTCACCCGCGGCGAGGGCGGCGAGGCCGGCGGTGAGGGCGTCGTGGTCGGCGCCGAGGACGACGGCGCGGTGGTCGAAGGCGGTGCGGGTGGTGGCGAGCGCGCGGCCGGTGTCGGCGGGGTGGGGGCGGTCCGCGGCGGGGAGCCCGGTGAGGTGGGCGGTCAGGCGGGCGGCCTGGGAGGCGAGGGCCTCCTCGGTGCGGCCGGAAAGCGGCCAGGCGACGACGGGGAGCGGCCGGTCGGCGGGCGTGCCGGGGGCTTCGGCGGCCGCTTCGCGGGCTTCTTCGACGATGACGTGGGCGTTGGTGCCGCTCATGCCGAAGGAGGAGACGGCGGCGCGGCGCGGCCGGTCGGCGGCAGCCGGCCAGTCCCGCTGGTCGGTGAGGAGTTCCACCGCGCCCGCCGACCAGTCGACGTGCGGGGACGGCTCGTCGACGTGGAGGGTCTTGGGCAGGACGCCGTGGCGCATCGCCTGGACCATCTTGATGATGCCGCCGACGCCGGCGGCGGCCTGCGTGTGGCCGATGTTCGACTTCAGCGAGCCGAGCCACAGGGGGTTGCCGGCGGGGCGGCCCTGGCCGTAGGTCGCCAGCAGTGCCTGTGCCTCGATGGGGTCGCCGAGGCGGGTGCCGGTGCCGTGTGCCTCGACGGCGTCGACGTCGGGCGCGGCGAGTCCGGCGTCGGTCAGCGCGTCGTGGATGACGCGCTGCTGGGAGGGGCCGTTGGGGGCGGTGAGGCCGCTGCTGGCGCCGTCCTGGTTGACGGCGGAGCCGCGGATGACCGCGAGGACGGGGTGGCCAAGCCGGCGGGCGTCGGAGAGCCGTTCGATGAGGAGCATGCCGGCGCCTTCGCCCCAGCCGGTGCCGTCGGCGGCCGCTGCGAAGGCCTTGCAGCGGCCGTCGGCGGCGAGGCCGCGCTGGCGGGAGAACTCGATGAACGCGCCGGGGGTGGACATCATGGCGACGCCGCCGACGAGGGCCATGCTGCACTCGCCGCCGCGCAGTGCGCGGACGGCCCAGTGGAGGGCGACGAGAGAGGACGAGCAGGCGGTGTCGACGGTCGCCGCGGGGCCTTCCAGGCCGAGGGCGTAGGAGATGCGGCCGGACATGACGCTGGCGGAGCTGCCGATGGCGAGGTAGCCGCCGAGTTCCTCGGCCTCGTGGCGCAGCAGGGAGGCGTAGTCCTGGCTGTTGGAGCCGACGAAGACGCCGGTGGGGGTACCGCGCAGGGTCTCGGGGTCGATGCCGGCGCGTTCGACGGCCTCCCAGGCGGTCTCCAGGAGGAGGCGCTGCTGGGGGTCCATGGCGAGGGCCTCGCGCGGGGAGATCCCGAAGAAGGCGGCGTCGAAGTCGCCGGCGGCGTCGAGGAAGCCGCCTTCGCGGGTGTAGGAGGTGTTCGTCCCGTCCGGGTCGGGGTCGTAGAGGGCGTCGAGGTCCCAGCCCCGGTCGGCGGGGAAGCCGGTGACGGCGTCCCCGCCGGAGGCGACCAGGTCCCACAGCTGTTCGGGGGTGCGGATGCCGCCCGGATAGCGGCATCCCATCCCCACGATCGCCATGGGCTCCTGGCGCTCCTCCTCCACCTCGCGCAGGCGCTGCCTGGTCTGGCGGAGCTCGCCCGTCATCCACTTCAGGTGGTCCAGAAGCTTCTCTTCGTTCCCCATCAGGGAAACACCCCCGTCGAACGGCCGCTGCGGTGTCCGGACCGCCGTCAACGGGTCGGGGCGAGTCACGCGGAGCAGTACGGGGAGCCGTCACAGCGTCTGCTACGACTTGCCGAACTCACGCTGGATGATGTCGAAGAGCTCGTCGGGGGTGGCCGTCTCCAGTTCCCCGGCGGGCTCTTCCACCTCCGTTGCGCTCCCTGCCCCGACCAAGGTGGCCAGCAGGTTCTCCATGCGTGACGCGATGCTCGCCCGCCCGACGTCGTCCAGTTTTACGGCTGTGAGGCTAGCTTCGAGCCGTTCGAACTCCGCTAGCGCAGCCCGGGCCGCCTCCGCGGGTCCGGGGACGAGCCGTTCGCGCAGGTGCTCGGCGAGCGCGGCGGGGGTGGGGTGGTCGAAGACGAGCGTGACGGCCAGGGGCAGTTCCGTGTGGGCGGTGACGAGGTTGCGCAGTTCGACCGCCATCAGGGAGTCGAAGCCGAGGTCGAGGAAGCCGCGGCCGGCGCGGACGGCGCCGGGGTCCTCGTGTCCGAGTACGGCGGCGGCGTGGCCGCGCACCAGGTCGGTGAGGGTCCGCAGCTGTTCGGCTTCGGGCAGGCCGGCGAGCCGGGCCCGCAGTGCGGCGGCGGGGCCGCCGTCCTGTGCGGCGGGCACCGGGTTCCCGTCGTGCGGGCCGGCCGGGGGTGCGGCCGGTTCGAGGGCCGCCCGGACCTCGGGCAGGTCGCCGAGGAGGGGGCTGGGGCGGCGCGCCGTAAACGGCGGGGCGAACCGCTGCCAGTCGACGTCGGCGACGATCAGTGCGGTCTCGTCGGCGTCGAGGGCGCGGGCGAGTTCCGCGAGGGCCGTCTGCGGTGCCATAGGCCGTAGCCCGCGCCGGCGCATCTGCTGTTCCAGATCGCCGGCCGCCATGCCGCCGCCGGCCCACGGGCCCCAGGCGACGGAGGTGGCGTGCAGGCCGCGGGCCCGGCGCCGTTCGGCGAGGGCATCGAGGCAGGAGTTGGCGGCGGAGTAGGCGGCCTGGCCGCCGCTCCCCCAGGCGCCGGCGATGGAGGAGAACAGGACGAAGGTGTCGGTGTCCTCCCCGCACAGGGCGTCGAGGTGGGCGGCGCCGAGGGCCTTGGCGGCGGTGACCCGCTGCCAGTGGTCGTGGTCGGCCTCGCCGACCGGTACGGGTTCGGTGACGCCGGCCGCGTGGACGACGGCCCGTACCGCGTCGCCGTCGGCGCGCAGCCCGGTCAGCAGCCGGTCCAGCTGTGCGCGGTCGGCGACGTCGCAGGCGGCGACGGTCACCCGGGTGCCGCTCGCGGTGAGCTCGGCGGCGAGTTCCCGGGCGCCGGGGGTGTCGGGGCCGCGCCGGCCGGTGAGCACGAGGTGTTCGGCACCACGGCCGGCCAGCCAGCGGGCGACATGGGCGCCGAGCGCGCCGGTGCCGCCGGTGACGAGGACGGTGCCGCGGGGCGTCCAGCGGTGCTCCGCCCGCGCGCCGGGGGCGGTGTGCGGGTCGGGGTGGCGTTCCAGGCGGCGGCCGTAGGCGCCGTCGCGGCGGACGGCGATCTGGTCCTCGGGGCCGCCGTCGAGGAGGGCGGCGCGCAGGACGGCGAGGTCCTGCTCGTCCGGGGCGGCGGGCAGGTCGACGAGGCCGCCCCAGCGGTCGGGGTGTTCGAGGGCGACGACCCGGCCGAGACCCCACACGGCGGCCTCTTCGGGGCGGGTGACGGGGTCGGCGGCGTCGACCTGGACAGCGCCGCGCGTCACGCACCACAGGGGCGCGTCGATGCCGGAGTCGCCCAGGGCGCGCACGAGGGCGGCGGTGCCGAGGCCGTGCGTGCCGTCGGAGGCCAGCAGGGACACCACGGCGGCCACCGGGCCGGTGCCGGCCGCGACGGCCAGTTCGGCGGCGAGGGGGGCGGTGGATCCGCCGGACGCGTCGACCGGTACGACCGCCACTCCGGAAGGCGTGCCGCCGGCGAGTGCGGCCACGACCCGTCCCGTGAAGGGGTCGTCTTCGTGGCCGTGGGGCACGGCGAGGAGGAACCCGCCGCGGGGGGCGGGGGTTTCGCGGGCGGGCAGCGGCTGCCAGGCGACGCGGTAGCGCGGTCCGGCCGGGGCCGCGGGGGCGCCGTCCGCGCCGTCGGTGACCGTGTCCGGCCAGTAGCGCCGGCGCTGGAAGGCGTACGTGGGCAGGGCGGTCCGGCGGGCGCCGGCCCCTTCGCCGGCTCCGGGCGCCGGCCAGAGCGCCTCCCGGTCCACGGGGACGCCGAGGGTCCAGGCACGCGCCAGCGCCTGGAGGAGGGTACGGGCCTCCGGGCGTCCGGCGCGCAGCAGCGGGAGGTAGGTGCCGGGGACGCAATCGGCGGCCATCGCCGACAGCACGCCGTCGGGCCCCAGCTCCAGGAACCGGGTGACCCCCCGCTCGTGCAGGGCGGTCATGCCGTCGGCGAAGCGGACGGTGCCGCGTACGTGCCGCACCCAGTAGTCGGCCGTGGCCAGTTCGTCGGCGTCGGCCGCTCCGGTGAGGTTGGAGACGACGGGGATGGCGGGCGCCGCGTACGTGACGGACTCGGCGACCTTGCGGAAGTCGGCGAGGACCGGCTCCATGAGCGGGGAGTGGAAGGCGTGGCTGACGGTCAGCCGCTTGGTCTTCACGCCGCGCCCGGCGAGGGCGTCCGCGATCTCGGTGACGGCGCCGGCCGCACCCGAGACCACCACGGACCGCGGCCCGTTGACGGCGGCGATGCTGACGTCCTCGTACGCGGCGACCAGCTCGGCGACCTCCGTCTCCGGGGCGCGTACGGAGACCATGGCGCCGCCGGACGGCAGTGCCTGCATCAGGCGGCCGCGGGCGGCGACCAGGCGGGCCGCGTCCTCGAGGGTGAACACCCCGGCCGCGTGCGCGGCGGCGATCTCGCCGACGGAGTGCCCGAAGAGGTGGTCGGGGCGCACGCCCCAGCTCTCGACGAGCCGGTACAGGGCCACCTCGACGGCGAACAGGGCCGGCTGGGTGAACTCCGTACGGTCCAGGACCGCGGAGTCCTCGGCGAACATGACCTCCCGCAGCGGGCGGTCCAGGTACGGGTCGAGGTGCAGGCACACCTCGTCCAGGGCCCGCGCGAACGCGGGGAACGCGGCGTACAGTTCCCGTCCCGCGCCGGCGCGCTGGGCGCCCTGCCCGGTGAAGAGGAAGGCCGTCGGTTCCGCGCCGGCGGTGCCGCGCACCAGCTCGGCTGCCTGCTCTCCGCGGGACAGGGCCAGCAGCGCGGCGCGCGTCCGGTCGGGGTCCTGGCCGGGGAGCAGTGCCGCCCGGTGGTCGAAGGCGGTACGGCCGGTGGCCAACGCGTGCGCCACGTCCGCGGACCGCAGTGCGGGGCGGGCCGCGAGGTGTTCGGCCAGGCGGGCGGCCTGCGCGCGCAGGGCCGCCTCGGAGGTGCCGGAGAGCACCCACGGCAGTTGCGGGCCCTCGGCGTCGCCGGTGGCCGCCCCGTCCTCGCGGGGGGCCTGCGGGGATTCGAGGATGACGTGGGCGTTGGTGCCGCTGATGCCGAAGGAGGAGACGGCGGCGCGGCGCGGCCGGCCGTCGCCGGCCCGCGGCCACTGCCGTTCCTCGGTCAGCAGCCCGACGGTCCCCTCCGACCAGTCCACGTGCGGCGTCGGCTCGTCGGCGTGCAGGGTCCTGGGCAGGACGCCGTGGCGCATCGCCATGACCATCTTGATGATCCCGCCGACGCCGGAAGCGGCCTGTGCGTGGCCGATGTTGGACTTGAGCGAGCCCAGCCACAGCGGCTCGTCGCCGCCGCGCTCCTGCCCGTAGGTGGCGAGGAGGGCCTGCGCCTCGATGGGGTCGCCGAGCGAGGTGCCGGTGCCGTGCGCCTCGACGGCGTCGACGTCGGCGGGCGTCAGGCCCGCGTTGGCGAGGGCGGCGCGGATGACGCGCTGCTGGGCCGTGCCGTTGGGGGCGGTGAGGCCGTTGGACGCGCCGTCCTGGTTGACGGCGGAGCCGCGGACCACCGCGAGCACCTCGTGCCCGTGGCGGCGGGCGTCGGAGAGGCGTTCCACGAGGAGCACGCCGACGCCCTCGGCCCAGCCGGTGCCGTCGGCATCGGCGGAGAAGGCCTTGCACCGGCCGTCGGCGGCGAGCCCGCCCTGCCGGTGGAACTCGGCGAACGCCGCCGGGGTCGGCATCACCGTCACGCCGCCGGCCAGCGCCATCGTGCACTCGCCGGTGCGCAGGGCCTGCGCCGCGAGGTGCAGGGCCACCAGGGAGGAGGAGCAGGCGGTGTCCAGGGTGACGGCGGGGCCCTGCAGGCCGAGGGCGTACGCGATCC
Proteins encoded in this window:
- a CDS encoding type I polyketide synthase, translated to MGNEEKLLDHLKWMTGELRQTRQRLREVEEERQEPMAIVGMGCRYPGGIRTPEQLWDLVASGGDAVTGFPADRGWDLDALYDPDPDGTNTSYTREGGFLDAAGDFDAAFFGISPREALAMDPQQRLLLETAWEAVERAGIDPETLRGTPTGVFVGSNSQDYASLLRHEAEELGGYLAIGSSASVMSGRISYALGLEGPAATVDTACSSSLVALHWAVRALRGGECSMALVGGVAMMSTPGAFIEFSRQRGLAADGRCKAFAAAADGTGWGEGAGMLLIERLSDARRLGHPVLAVIRGSAVNQDGASSGLTAPNGPSQQRVIHDALTDAGLAAPDVDAVEAHGTGTRLGDPIEAQALLATYGQGRPAGNPLWLGSLKSNIGHTQAAAGVGGIIKMVQAMRHGVLPKTLHVDEPSPHVDWSAGAVELLTDQRDWPAAADRPRRAAVSSFGMSGTNAHVIVEEAREAAAEAPGTPADRPLPVVAWPLSGRTEEALASQAARLTAHLTGLPAADRPHPADTGRALATTRTAFDHRAVVLGADHDALTAGLAALAAGDTHPGLVRGLAGDDTRAAFLFTGQGAQRAGMGRELYAAFPVFAEALDAVCAEIDPVLGRSLREVMFAEDSAELDRTEFTQPALFAIEVALFRLVESWGLKSDYLLGHSIGEIAAAHVAGVFSLADAARLVVARGRLMQALPAGGAMVSVRASEAEVAELVASYEDVSIAAVNGPSSVVISGAEDSVTAVAAVLAGRGVKTKRLTVSHAFHSPLMDPMLDEFRTVLASVAFAAPTLPVVSNLTGEVASGEELCSPEYWVRHVREAVRFADGMAALEAEGVTRFVELGPDGVLSAMGADCVEDGVFVPVLRKDRDEAEAAVAALGRAHAHGVPVDWAAYYAGTGARRVDLPTYAFQHQRFWPKKARFTPGDVTGLGLGAADHPLLGACVSLAGEDGLVMTGRIGPDTHPWLAEHAVHGRVWLPGTAFVELAVQAGDRTGCTLVDELTLHQPLVLPEHGGVFLQLLVGEPDATGRRPLRVHSRPADAQDADDAPWTLHASGSLAVAGPAASAAPPDLQAWPPAGAAEVPVDGLYEQLADAGFGYGPLFRGLRAAWQHDGALYAEVALPADDRTADGFGLHPALLDAGLHGLGLGVLDALDEGSEAGPAAWVPFSWSGVALHAGGARALRLRIAPAGKGAVCVHLADLDGQPVASVDSLVLRRATAVGTPAVGSDDAYLLDWVPTAPDAGAQDEPGDWALLGEQPDTAALLPGVPVHQDLAALADAAPRVVLASFTARPGEDPVAAAHRLVPDAARLLREWLADERLADARLVVLTRGALAADATERAEPAAAAVHGLLRSAQSENPGRFLLLDLPADPAAPLRPAVAAALGADEPHLMWRDGTLRAPRLVRPATAGSLLALPSDGSAWRMDADGRGAVDGLSVRPSPEALRELGAGEVRVAVRAAGVNFRDVLIALGVYPGAASMGIEGAGVVLEVGPGVSGLAVGDRVMGVLVGGFGPVTVTDARMLARVPEGWSFARAASVPVVFLTAYYALVELAGLSEGESVLVHAAAGGVGMAAVQVARHLGAEVFATASEGKWPVVRGTGVDASRIASSRTLDFEERFLAATDGRGVDVVLDALAGEFVDASLRLLPRGGRFVEMGKADLRDPEQVAAGHPGVSYQSFDLIDAGPQRIGELLEEVLGLFAEGVLEPLPVTSWDVRRAGEAFRHLSQARHTGKVVLTLPAPFESDGTVLVTGGTGALGGLVARHLVAEHGVRHLLLLSRRGADAPGVAELVAGLEEAGARTVSVAACDAADREALAAVLAAVPAGHPLTGVIHAAGVLDDAVVSTLRPEQITAVLRAKADAAWNLHELTADRDLADFVLFSSTSALAGAPGQGNYAAANAFLDALAAHRQAHGLPAQSLAWGPWDLDGSMAGTLGDADRRRMTRSGILPFTAADGLAAFDAARRTGGAVAVPLRLDTARLRKPAARVPALLRALVRPSAAARRAVSHDAGRTAGPAQGAGPDRERALLDLVRREAAAVLGHGTAEGVQPTKAFKELGFDSLTAVELRNRLGGATGLRLPASLVFDYPTPADLVAHLQRELAGPDEEPAAPTPAGTPGPPAADEPIAIVGMSCRYPGGVAGPEDLWRLVLDGTDGVTAFPTDRGWDLPAAEGPDGFRREGGFLRGAGDFDPELFGISPREALAMDPQQRLLLETSWEAIERAGIDPTSLRGSATGVFAGASPSGYGAALQQGAEGLEGHLLTGTATSVVSGRVSYTFGFEGPAVTVDTACSSSLVALHLAAQSLRTGECSMALAGGVMVMAGPGIFTEFARQQGLAADGRCKAFSADADGTGWSEGAGVLVLERLSDAERNGHQVLAVVRGTAVNQDGASNGLTAPNGPSQQRVIRAALANAGLSAAEVDAVEAHGTGTTLGDPIEAQALLATYGQERSGDEPLYLGSLKSNIGHAQAAAGVGGVIKMVEAMRHGVLPRTLHVGEPSPHVDWSAGAVELLTQAREWPETGRPRRAGVSSFGMSGTNAHILLEHDPRAAQTEKPAGGTVLPAVPWVLSGKSEAAVRAQAQRLAASLAAPADPADVGLSLATARAVMEHRAVVLGADPAGALAALAEGREAAGVVRGHTGGAHAEAVFVFPGQGSQWVGMAVELLDSSPVFAARIAECEAALAPYVDWSLTEVLRSDDALEGVDVVQPVLFAVMVALAEVWKSYGVRPAAVIGHSQGEIAAACVAGALSLEDAAKVVALRSQAIDAIAGLGGMVSVGLSAADAAERIAASFGDRLAVAAVNGPSSTVVSGDADACEELVTVLEAEGVRARRVAVEYASHCSHVEKLEAELADLLSGLNPRTSAVPMYSTLTGELLDGTELDGGYWYRNLRNPVLFEQAVKAALADGYRLFVESSPHPVLAVGLSQTFEALDASESGVEPVAIGSLRRDEGGLGRVFASLAEAWVSGVGVDWTAVFDGTGAQRTDLPTYAFQHRRFWPQPRAAAPAAVQADPVDAAFWEAVEREDLDALTETLDISGEQPWSDVLPALSQWRRERREQAAVDSWRYKVTWKRLPEPAPVDGPPGTWLALVPAGRADHPVVGPVVRALEARGARSTLVPVAAADADRSAVAALLAEHGTAPAGIVSFLGLDGSLWPTVALLQGLEDAGVEAPVWSVTTGAAPESDAGTDPAQTRLWGLGRVAALEHPDRWGGLVDVPADPDERAATLVAGVLAGGYGDEDQLAVRASGVFGRRLRHASPAPARPAPRVRTWQPRGTALITGGTGAIGAHVARWLAANGVEHLVLTSRRGPDAPGARELAAELTALGARVTVEACDATDRAQVTELVRRLRADGDTPVRAVLHAAGVAHSAPLAGLERDGLHAVLAAKETGAEVLDELFADDDLDAFVLFSSIAGVWGSGNQAAYAAANAHLDGLARRRRARGLTATSVSWGAWADGGMVSDGVADHLRRRGLAAMPKDLAVAALRRAVEDDDTCVTVADVDWDRFAEGFTARRPSPLLGELPEVREALARAEADADAAARPDAENPADVLRGRLAELSEPERETLVLGLVREQTSTVLGHDSPGAVKQNQPFKDLGINSLTALELRNRLGAVTGLRLPGALVFDHPTPSAVARYVLAKLMPGAATGPGGGDTSAGSGHGDEAAVRAALASVPVSRLREAGLLDALLRLADGDGGNGGNGGNGGDEVDGGADGSEIDDMDAESLIELALGGGTNL